A genomic window from Leptolyngbya sp. BL0902 includes:
- a CDS encoding response regulator translates to MSTDVASKETVLSVDDSLISQQMIKRALDSSYRVLLADNAVDALSVIYQETSIKALLLDISMPGIDGFELCRTVRSLPRFKNIPIVMVTSRDTQRDREEARLAGASGYLTKPCEPERLKAVMGKLLNKGAS, encoded by the coding sequence ATGTCCACCGATGTCGCGTCGAAAGAAACTGTTTTATCGGTAGACGACAGTTTGATCAGCCAGCAAATGATTAAGCGCGCGCTGGACTCCAGCTACCGTGTCTTGCTGGCGGACAATGCCGTGGATGCCCTCTCGGTGATTTATCAGGAAACCTCCATCAAAGCCCTCCTGCTAGATATTTCCATGCCCGGTATCGATGGCTTTGAGCTGTGTCGCACCGTGCGCAGCCTGCCCCGGTTCAAAAATATCCCGATTGTCATGGTCACATCCCGCGATACCCAGCGAGATCGCGAAGAAGCCCGCCTCGCCGGAGCCTCCGGTTATCTGACCAAGCCCTGCGAGCCAGAGCGGTTAAAAGCCGTGATGGGGAAGCTCCTCAATAAAGGTGCCTCCTAG